A DNA window from Christiangramia salexigens contains the following coding sequences:
- a CDS encoding DUF3307 domain-containing protein yields MENSLLVLLQLFLAHILTDFVFQPTNWVKNKRRNKASSVYLYIHAIIAGLLTFVFLMRLDWWYIAIFISFTHFFTDLWKLQFSRDSLKIFMSDQILHMFAILFAWLYITSNFENVIPFLGSIFQSKESLAIIIGYLMVIFPAGFLIGKATLRWQSEVEDELKKNSLDAAGRFIGIFERILVLTFILTYNLSAIGFLIAAKSILRFSDKSETGARKQTEYVLIGTLMSFSITIIIGFLVRQIAF; encoded by the coding sequence ATGGAAAATAGTCTTCTCGTACTGCTTCAGCTGTTTTTGGCTCATATACTTACCGATTTTGTTTTTCAACCAACAAACTGGGTAAAGAATAAACGCCGTAATAAAGCCTCATCGGTGTATTTATATATACATGCAATTATTGCCGGACTGTTGACCTTTGTATTTCTTATGCGTCTGGATTGGTGGTATATAGCTATATTTATTAGTTTCACACACTTTTTTACAGATCTCTGGAAACTACAATTTAGTCGTGATAGCTTAAAGATCTTTATGTCCGATCAGATATTACATATGTTCGCCATCTTATTTGCCTGGCTGTATATCACATCAAATTTTGAGAATGTTATACCATTTTTAGGATCTATTTTTCAGTCAAAAGAAAGTCTAGCGATCATTATAGGTTATTTAATGGTAATATTCCCGGCTGGTTTTCTCATAGGAAAAGCAACGCTGAGATGGCAAAGTGAAGTAGAGGATGAGTTGAAGAAAAATAGTTTAGATGCAGCAGGTCGGTTTATAGGGATTTTCGAAAGAATCCTGGTGCTTACCTTTATTTTGACCTATAATTTATCTGCAATTGGTTTTTTAATTGCAGCAAAGTCCATCCTTAGATTCAGTGATAAATCTGAGACCGGTGCTAGAAAACAAACCGAATATGTATTGATCGGGACTCTTATGAGTTTTTCGATCACTATTATCATTGGCTTTTTAGTACGCCAGATCGCGTTCTAA
- a CDS encoding YqaE/Pmp3 family membrane protein translates to MSLLTIILNILLPPLAVFMKHGLGVTFLISLLLTALGWIPGVIHAFLVNGTR, encoded by the coding sequence ATGTCACTATTAACAATAATATTAAATATTCTATTACCACCATTAGCCGTTTTTATGAAACATGGCTTAGGAGTAACTTTTTTAATTAGCTTACTACTTACCGCCCTTGGATGGATACCAGGTGTGATACATGCTTTTTTGGTTAATGGAACGCGATAA
- a CDS encoding SDR family oxidoreductase, translated as MSKMNKTALVTGGSKGIGYGVAKSLLKMGYKVAVTSRSLTSAEKAADKLSEYGEIIGLEADVRSYESQKTAVDKLMDKWGRLDVLIANAGIGNFGSVEDITIQEWKDTIDTNLSGVFYSIKAGVDALKKSEGYIITISSLAGTNFFAGGAAYNASKFGVTGFTQAVMLDLRDHGVKVSTIMPGSVSTYFNDHEPSEEDAWKIQSEDIGELVEDLLKMNPRTLPSKIEVRPSRPPKK; from the coding sequence ATGAGTAAGATGAATAAAACAGCCCTTGTTACGGGAGGAAGTAAAGGTATTGGTTATGGTGTGGCAAAATCTCTTCTAAAGATGGGATATAAAGTTGCTGTGACCAGCCGGTCTTTGACTTCAGCAGAAAAAGCCGCAGATAAATTATCTGAATACGGAGAAATTATAGGTTTAGAAGCCGATGTGAGAAGCTATGAAAGTCAGAAAACCGCTGTGGATAAATTGATGGATAAGTGGGGGAGACTGGATGTGCTAATTGCCAATGCAGGAATTGGGAATTTTGGTTCGGTTGAAGATATTACTATTCAGGAATGGAAGGATACTATAGATACCAATTTATCCGGAGTTTTTTATAGCATTAAAGCCGGTGTGGATGCCTTGAAAAAATCTGAAGGATATATAATCACGATCTCAAGTCTTGCAGGAACTAATTTCTTTGCAGGAGGAGCTGCTTATAATGCAAGTAAATTTGGAGTTACCGGATTTACACAGGCCGTTATGCTGGACCTAAGGGATCATGGTGTAAAAGTAAGTACTATCATGCCTGGTTCTGTTTCCACTTATTTCAACGACCATGAACCATCTGAAGAAGATGCATGGAAAATCCAGAGTGAAGATATAGGGGAATTGGTAGAGGACCTTTTAAAAATGAATCCGAGAACACTTCCTTCAAA
- a CDS encoding glyoxalase: protein MDPRDTKLMELRPEIPSARISENMSSDERFQNETLRPVIKLQDSLLVAVFRNYIAKHKNTFYDLNLDRRLAYIENSVQKDIKFRNSLKGIIIGQFSLKEYEGYIKNSSALNKRMMNIVKERLQSNIQLLERDLAY from the coding sequence ATGGATCCAAGAGACACAAAATTAATGGAGCTCAGACCTGAAATTCCTTCTGCAAGAATTTCAGAAAACATGAGCTCAGACGAACGTTTTCAGAATGAAACTTTACGTCCCGTGATTAAGCTTCAGGATAGTCTACTTGTTGCTGTATTTAGAAACTACATTGCCAAACACAAGAACACATTTTACGACCTTAACCTGGACAGAAGACTGGCTTATATTGAAAATTCGGTCCAAAAGGATATAAAATTCAGAAATAGTCTGAAAGGAATTATTATTGGACAGTTTAGCCTAAAGGAGTACGAGGGTTACATTAAAAATTCTTCAGCCTTAAATAAACGGATGATGAATATTGTAAAGGAAAGGTTACAAAGTAATATCCAGTTATTAGAACGCGATCTGGCGTACTAA
- a CDS encoding NAD-dependent succinate-semialdehyde dehydrogenase, with translation MIESRNPYTGEIIDKFKELNKKEIDEKIALADSRFKSWRKTSFKERSSLLLKAAQELKDNKEEYARDISLEMGKPITQAIAEIEKCAWVCEYYAENAQNHLSDKSIKTDAVKSFVSYEPIGVVLAVMPWNYPFWQVFRFAAPALMAGNIGVLKHASNVMRSANNIQKVFERTGFPEGCFQNMVIGSSKIENIIRDPRIKAVTLTGSKPAGAAVASTAGEEIKKSVLELGGSNALVVFKDANISESVKTCVQARFQNTGQSCIAGKRLILHESIADEFTEEFVRQVRELKSGDPLDKDTFIGTLARVDLAEDLEEQINESVKKGAKILLGGKRDGAYLEPTVLDKVTPEMSMFNEETFGPAIGITTFKKDSEAVDLVNRSKFGLGVSIFTEDREFAESLVPQFEDGAVFVNELVKSDPRLPFGGTKISGYGRELSEDGINEFVNKKTVYFNSY, from the coding sequence ATGATCGAATCCCGTAATCCTTATACAGGAGAAATAATAGATAAATTCAAGGAACTCAATAAAAAGGAAATAGACGAAAAGATCGCATTGGCCGATTCCAGATTTAAGAGCTGGAGGAAGACTTCTTTTAAGGAACGTAGCTCTTTACTCCTAAAGGCAGCACAAGAACTGAAGGATAACAAGGAAGAATATGCAAGGGATATTAGTTTGGAAATGGGAAAACCCATTACACAGGCTATTGCTGAAATTGAAAAATGTGCCTGGGTGTGTGAATATTATGCTGAAAATGCTCAAAACCATCTTTCAGATAAATCTATAAAGACCGATGCTGTAAAGAGTTTTGTTAGCTATGAACCTATCGGGGTTGTTTTGGCAGTCATGCCCTGGAACTATCCTTTTTGGCAGGTCTTCCGTTTTGCTGCACCGGCTTTAATGGCCGGAAATATTGGAGTATTAAAGCATGCCAGTAATGTAATGCGTTCAGCTAATAATATTCAGAAAGTGTTTGAAAGAACCGGATTTCCGGAAGGCTGCTTTCAAAATATGGTAATTGGAAGTAGTAAAATTGAAAATATAATTCGGGATCCAAGAATAAAGGCAGTAACCTTAACAGGTAGTAAACCTGCAGGAGCTGCTGTGGCGTCTACCGCCGGGGAGGAGATTAAAAAGTCTGTTCTGGAACTTGGAGGAAGCAATGCTTTGGTAGTATTTAAGGATGCAAATATTTCAGAAAGTGTAAAGACCTGTGTCCAGGCCAGGTTTCAAAATACGGGTCAGAGCTGTATCGCAGGAAAACGACTCATCTTACATGAAAGTATTGCTGACGAATTTACCGAAGAATTTGTAAGGCAGGTAAGAGAGCTCAAAAGTGGTGATCCACTGGATAAAGATACCTTTATTGGAACTTTAGCCCGAGTGGATCTCGCTGAAGACCTGGAAGAACAAATAAATGAATCGGTTAAAAAAGGCGCAAAAATATTACTAGGAGGTAAAAGAGATGGTGCATATTTAGAGCCAACAGTTCTGGATAAGGTTACTCCGGAAATGAGTATGTTCAATGAAGAGACTTTTGGGCCGGCAATTGGGATCACTACCTTTAAAAAGGATTCAGAAGCAGTGGATCTGGTAAACCGCTCAAAATTTGGATTAGGAGTTTCAATATTTACCGAAGACAGAGAGTTTGCAGAAAGCCTGGTTCCTCAGTTTGAGGATGGAGCCGTTTTCGTGAATGAACTGGTAAAGAGCGATCCTAGGCTACCTTTTGGTGGTACTAAGATTTCAGGTTATGGAAGAGAGCTTTCAGAAGATGGAATAAATGAATTCGTGAATAAAAAGACCGTTTATTTTAATTCCTATTAA
- a CDS encoding DUF1206 domain-containing protein, giving the protein MDQKIVKMARTGYAAKGIVYSITGALTFMAAFNMGGQQTGKTGVIDFLQKQPFGNVLLALIALGLLCYAGWRFVQTFKDPENIGSDKKGKAKRFAFFISGLIYLSLAALAVKKLIDAGSSGGGAKTFGFLSGQLGIVVFVVIGLSLIGISIAQFKKAYSGKFLRKFEYKSISEEKRRKTIKNTGYLGIVSRGIIFGVLAFIFLRAAYHSNTNDIKSTTDAFSFLQDSSYGAWLMGLVALGFVCYGIYMIATAKYRQFSNS; this is encoded by the coding sequence ATGGATCAAAAAATCGTAAAGATGGCTCGTACTGGCTATGCCGCCAAAGGTATAGTTTATAGTATAACAGGAGCCCTTACTTTTATGGCTGCCTTTAATATGGGAGGCCAGCAGACCGGAAAAACCGGTGTAATAGACTTTCTCCAAAAACAACCTTTCGGGAATGTATTACTTGCTCTTATCGCATTAGGCCTATTATGTTACGCGGGCTGGAGATTTGTACAGACATTTAAAGATCCCGAAAATATAGGAAGTGATAAAAAAGGGAAAGCTAAACGTTTCGCATTTTTTATAAGCGGTCTAATCTACCTGTCACTTGCTGCTTTAGCGGTAAAAAAACTTATCGATGCTGGATCTTCGGGAGGAGGCGCTAAAACTTTTGGTTTTCTTTCCGGACAACTCGGTATTGTTGTATTCGTAGTTATAGGCTTGAGCCTTATAGGAATAAGCATTGCGCAATTTAAAAAAGCCTATTCAGGAAAGTTCTTGAGGAAATTTGAATACAAATCCATTTCCGAAGAAAAAAGAAGAAAAACTATTAAAAATACGGGGTATCTGGGTATTGTGTCCCGTGGTATTATCTTCGGTGTTTTAGCCTTTATTTTTCTAAGAGCCGCCTACCACTCTAATACAAATGATATAAAAAGCACTACTGATGCTTTCTCATTCTTACAGGATTCATCATATGGAGCCTGGTTAATGGGACTGGTAGCCTTAGGTTTTGTTTGCTATGGGATATATATGATCGCCACAGCTAAATACCGTCAATTCTCAAATTCGTAA
- a CDS encoding acyl-CoA thioesterase, which translates to MRFHTRKWIKPEDLNPNGTLFGGKLLAWIDEECALYSIVQLENQKTVTKYMSEIDFKSSAHQGDIVEIGIEVIKFGTASISLKCEVRNKMTRETIITIDKIVMVALDEFGKPKPHGKTQVEYVKDRLK; encoded by the coding sequence ATGAGATTTCATACGCGTAAATGGATAAAACCTGAAGATCTTAACCCTAACGGCACTTTGTTTGGCGGTAAATTATTAGCTTGGATAGATGAGGAATGTGCTCTATACAGTATCGTTCAATTGGAGAACCAAAAAACGGTAACGAAGTATATGAGTGAAATAGATTTTAAAAGTTCTGCTCATCAGGGAGATATAGTAGAGATCGGGATCGAGGTGATAAAATTCGGAACGGCATCAATTAGTCTTAAATGTGAAGTTAGAAACAAGATGACACGCGAAACCATCATCACCATAGACAAGATCGTTATGGTTGCTTTGGACGAATTTGGTAAACCTAAACCTCACGGAAAAACGCAGGTGGAATATGTAAAGGACCGCCTTAAATAA
- a CDS encoding YqaA family protein: protein MKEKAKSKKKSRIRLLHQYYSYTGFYKFVWNSLKKAVLPILLFVGALWGIDHYLLDIEDMLVTITETYAPLEVLSIFFLSESLLGLVPPELFIAWAGKSASPFLYLSLLATASYLGGVVSYFIGIAITKIPSVKEAMEVKLAIHIKNTRKWGGFLIIVGALLPIPFAMTSIAAGIIKFPFTSYLTFGLLRFARFYLYALVIFEMV, encoded by the coding sequence ATGAAAGAAAAAGCGAAATCTAAGAAGAAGTCGCGAATCCGATTATTACATCAATATTATAGTTATACCGGCTTTTATAAATTTGTTTGGAACAGTTTAAAAAAAGCCGTTCTACCTATTTTACTTTTTGTTGGGGCTTTGTGGGGCATAGATCATTATCTGCTGGATATTGAAGATATGCTGGTAACCATTACCGAAACCTATGCTCCCCTGGAAGTGCTTTCCATATTTTTCCTGTCTGAATCACTACTTGGATTAGTTCCTCCCGAACTATTTATTGCCTGGGCGGGAAAATCTGCAAGTCCCTTTCTTTATTTAAGCCTATTAGCCACAGCTTCCTATCTTGGAGGAGTGGTCTCTTATTTTATTGGTATTGCTATCACTAAAATTCCTTCTGTAAAGGAGGCTATGGAAGTGAAACTGGCGATACATATAAAGAATACCAGAAAATGGGGAGGTTTCTTGATTATAGTAGGAGCCTTATTACCCATTCCTTTTGCGATGACCAGTATTGCAGCCGGGATCATTAAATTCCCATTTACAAGCTATCTTACTTTTGGACTATTAAGGTTTGCCAGATTCTATCTGTATGCTCTGGTAATTTTTGAAATGGTTTAA
- a CDS encoding NUDIX domain-containing protein, which yields MSKNNIAVTVDSVIFCKTNNNFKVLLVQRKNEPYKDEWALPGGFVEENEDLETAAKRELKEETGLSIESMQQVQAFGKPNRDPRGHTISIAFLSRIYSEEKLKAADDAKDAKWFDLEKLPDMKLAFDHDEIINVAQQFL from the coding sequence ATGAGTAAAAACAATATAGCAGTCACTGTAGATAGTGTGATATTTTGTAAAACCAATAACAATTTTAAAGTTCTGTTAGTACAACGAAAAAACGAGCCTTATAAAGATGAATGGGCGTTGCCGGGAGGTTTCGTGGAGGAAAATGAGGATCTGGAAACCGCCGCTAAGCGAGAGCTAAAAGAAGAAACCGGATTAAGCATAGAATCTATGCAACAAGTACAAGCCTTTGGCAAACCTAACAGGGACCCTAGAGGACATACTATCTCTATAGCGTTTCTAAGCAGAATATATTCGGAAGAGAAATTAAAGGCTGCCGATGATGCTAAGGACGCCAAATGGTTTGATCTGGAAAAATTACCGGATATGAAACTTGCCTTTGATCATGATGAAATAATTAATGTGGCTCAGCAATTTTTATAA
- a CDS encoding endonuclease/exonuclease/phosphatase family protein, with the protein MKLKAFLQGFGIIAVIISLVPLIAADYWWIRVFDYPHIQLTLLTLTAIAAYFIRFEIRSWIDYTFIAVLIGCFAYQFSTVAPYTPMVPHEVHAPTATVNEKTGFKILTSNVLQKNTEYHLLIEEMKKTVPDVAVFTETNEKWATEIRKGLGANYPYKVEVPLDNTYGMILYSKLELINPKVLYRVDDSIPSISTEMVLKSGDKIQLHAIHPTPPMPQHNPTSTDRDAELMKVALETLDSDLPVVVIGDFNDVAWSQTTTLFKKIGGLLDVRIGRSFYNSFNAKSFIMRWALDHIFVTEEFRVKNIATGPDIKSDHFHFLAELYLQPKLAEEQKPEPATKEQLKAAREQIAEEKQENQEKGSK; encoded by the coding sequence ATGAAATTAAAAGCTTTTCTTCAGGGCTTCGGTATTATTGCAGTTATAATAAGCCTTGTGCCATTAATTGCTGCTGATTACTGGTGGATTAGGGTGTTTGACTATCCTCATATCCAACTAACCTTATTAACCTTAACTGCAATTGCTGCGTATTTCATCAGGTTCGAGATAAGGTCCTGGATAGATTATACATTTATAGCAGTTCTAATTGGCTGTTTTGCATATCAATTTTCTACCGTAGCTCCTTATACACCTATGGTCCCTCATGAGGTTCATGCTCCAACAGCTACGGTAAATGAGAAAACCGGTTTTAAAATTCTTACCTCTAATGTGCTACAAAAGAATACAGAGTATCATCTACTTATCGAGGAAATGAAAAAAACAGTTCCCGATGTTGCTGTATTCACCGAAACCAATGAGAAATGGGCCACTGAGATAAGAAAAGGTTTAGGGGCTAATTACCCATATAAAGTGGAGGTTCCGTTGGATAATACCTACGGTATGATCCTGTATTCTAAACTTGAATTGATTAACCCTAAGGTTTTGTACCGTGTAGATGATAGCATCCCTTCCATTTCTACCGAGATGGTTCTTAAATCTGGAGATAAGATTCAGCTGCACGCCATACACCCTACACCGCCAATGCCACAACACAATCCTACTTCTACAGATAGAGATGCAGAATTGATGAAAGTGGCACTTGAAACTCTGGATTCAGATTTACCTGTAGTGGTCATCGGCGATTTTAATGATGTTGCCTGGTCTCAAACCACTACTCTATTTAAAAAGATTGGTGGATTGCTAGATGTTAGGATCGGTAGAAGTTTCTATAATTCTTTTAATGCTAAAAGCTTTATTATGCGATGGGCACTGGATCATATATTTGTTACCGAAGAGTTCAGAGTGAAAAACATTGCCACCGGACCAGATATTAAGTCCGATCACTTTCATTTTTTAGCTGAACTTTATCTCCAACCTAAACTGGCTGAGGAGCAAAAGCCAGAACCAGCTACAAAGGAACAGCTTAAAGCTGCAAGAGAACAAATAGCAGAAGAGAAACAGGAAAATCAGGAAAAAGGATCTAAATAG
- a CDS encoding mechanosensitive ion channel family protein translates to MEIKDLICFFEEFFIAQGMHEGAAQYLNLLINLVILTLIVIGVNYLIKNFIIEAFKVFTNQTKTTFDDYLIQSNFPRYSGRIVPLFIIYELFPLIFSEFPDVMEVFYTLFKIYVIILVIWIFRSLIRTSRNYLKTRKEFNDKPLESFSQIIMIFIWIIGLMFIFAELFDKSVLGFAISLGAASAVILLIFKDTILGLVASIQVSVNDIVRIGDWITFEKFGADGTVTEINLATVRVQNWDNTYTTIPTYSLIADSFQNWRGMQESPGRRIKRSVYIKQNSVKFLTQEDLDKLKKIQLIAPYLDNRQTEINKFNESHDIDKSLLINGRNQTNLGVFRKYADSYLREHSAVHKEMYLIVRHLAPTPNGIPLEILCFSRDKRWENYEYISADIFDHLIAAIPYFGLKLFEAPSGDDLRDFLGQNNS, encoded by the coding sequence ATGGAGATAAAAGACCTGATCTGTTTTTTTGAAGAGTTCTTTATTGCCCAAGGCATGCACGAAGGTGCCGCCCAATACCTGAATCTTCTAATAAACCTGGTAATTTTAACCTTAATAGTTATAGGAGTTAATTACCTGATCAAAAACTTTATCATCGAAGCTTTCAAGGTTTTCACTAATCAAACGAAAACCACTTTCGACGATTATTTGATCCAAAGTAATTTCCCGAGATATTCAGGTAGAATAGTTCCTTTATTTATAATTTACGAGCTCTTTCCTCTCATTTTTTCTGAATTTCCAGATGTAATGGAGGTCTTCTATACCCTATTCAAAATTTACGTCATCATTCTGGTCATTTGGATCTTCAGGAGTTTGATCAGGACTTCAAGGAATTATTTAAAGACCCGGAAAGAATTTAATGATAAGCCTCTGGAAAGTTTCAGTCAGATCATAATGATCTTTATCTGGATCATTGGTTTAATGTTCATATTTGCTGAATTATTCGACAAATCGGTACTTGGTTTTGCGATCTCTTTAGGTGCTGCTTCGGCGGTTATACTTTTAATTTTCAAGGATACGATCCTGGGGCTAGTTGCATCTATTCAGGTTTCTGTAAATGATATCGTAAGGATCGGTGACTGGATCACTTTTGAAAAATTTGGAGCAGATGGTACAGTTACGGAGATAAACCTGGCTACCGTAAGGGTTCAAAACTGGGATAACACCTATACTACCATTCCCACTTACAGTCTTATTGCAGATTCTTTTCAAAACTGGAGAGGTATGCAGGAATCTCCGGGGCGAAGAATAAAGCGATCAGTATATATTAAACAGAATTCAGTAAAATTCCTTACTCAAGAGGATCTTGATAAATTAAAGAAGATCCAACTTATAGCACCGTATCTGGATAACCGTCAGACAGAGATCAATAAATTTAATGAGAGTCATGATATTGATAAGAGTTTGCTGATCAACGGTCGAAATCAAACCAATTTGGGAGTATTCAGAAAGTACGCCGATTCCTATTTGCGGGAGCATTCGGCAGTGCATAAAGAGATGTATCTTATTGTGAGACATCTCGCGCCCACACCAAATGGAATTCCATTAGAAATTCTGTGCTTTAGCAGAGATAAACGTTGGGAAAATTATGAATATATTTCTGCAGATATTTTTGACCATTTAATTGCAGCAATTCCATACTTTGGTCTCAAATTATTCGAAGCTCCTTCCGGGGATGATCTCCGCGATTTTTTGGGTCAGAATAATTCTTAA
- the galE gene encoding UDP-glucose 4-epimerase GalE, translating to MNKKVLVTGGLGFIGSHTVVALQKEGFEVIIIDNLSNSSIDVLGGITKITGTTPEFENIDLRDKQAVKRFFEKYTEIDGVIHFAASKAVGESVEKPLLYYENNISSLVYLLQELNERESANFIFSSSCTVYGQADKLPITEDAPVKKAESPYGNTKQIGEEIIQDICKVSPQLKAISLRYFNPIGAHPSADIGELPIGTPQNLVPFITQTAIGKRDELSVFGDDYPTEDGTAIRDYIHVLDLAEAHVHALKRLLQNNEKSNYEVFNLGTGQGNSVLEVIKAFEGSTGEKLPYKIVGRREGDITAAYADTTKANQELKWKAERSLEEALSSAWKWQLEVKKREEEDN from the coding sequence ATGAACAAGAAAGTATTGGTGACAGGAGGGCTCGGTTTTATTGGGTCTCACACTGTTGTAGCTTTACAGAAAGAGGGTTTTGAAGTTATTATTATAGATAATTTATCCAACTCTTCCATAGATGTTCTTGGCGGTATTACCAAAATTACAGGCACTACTCCAGAATTTGAAAATATAGATCTTAGAGACAAGCAAGCAGTAAAAAGGTTTTTTGAAAAGTATACTGAAATAGATGGAGTGATTCATTTTGCAGCTTCCAAAGCTGTTGGAGAAAGTGTAGAAAAACCATTGCTTTATTATGAAAATAATATTTCCAGTCTGGTTTATCTTCTTCAGGAGTTGAATGAAAGAGAATCTGCAAACTTTATTTTCAGTAGTTCCTGTACGGTATATGGGCAGGCAGATAAATTACCGATCACAGAAGATGCTCCTGTTAAGAAAGCAGAGTCTCCTTATGGAAATACAAAGCAAATAGGCGAGGAGATCATTCAGGATATTTGTAAAGTGTCTCCACAGCTTAAAGCAATATCTTTAAGGTATTTCAACCCGATTGGCGCACATCCTTCCGCAGATATTGGAGAATTGCCTATTGGTACGCCGCAAAACCTTGTACCATTCATTACTCAGACGGCAATAGGGAAAAGAGATGAACTGTCAGTTTTTGGAGATGATTATCCTACAGAAGACGGAACGGCAATAAGGGATTATATCCATGTATTGGATCTTGCAGAGGCGCATGTACATGCTTTAAAAAGGTTGTTGCAGAATAATGAAAAATCTAATTACGAAGTTTTTAATCTTGGTACGGGACAAGGAAACTCTGTATTGGAGGTTATCAAAGCTTTTGAAGGTTCTACCGGGGAAAAACTTCCGTATAAGATCGTGGGAAGAAGAGAAGGTGATATTACTGCTGCATACGCAGATACTACTAAAGCTAATCAAGAACTTAAATGGAAGGCAGAGCGCTCTTTAGAGGAGGCCTTGAGCAGTGCATGGAAATGGCAGCTAGAAGTTAAGAAAAGAGAAGAAGAAGATAATTAG
- a CDS encoding DUF3817 domain-containing protein, whose translation MSVNTQVTLFKWISILEGLSFLLLLFIAMPLKYLFEMPTMVQQVGMAHGVLFIAYIIGCILLIRPMDWTYKQVGIIMGCSLIPFGPFYVDKKYL comes from the coding sequence ATGTCAGTTAATACCCAAGTCACACTTTTTAAATGGATTAGCATCCTGGAAGGATTATCATTTCTTCTTTTACTTTTTATCGCAATGCCTCTCAAATATTTATTTGAGATGCCAACTATGGTTCAACAAGTGGGTATGGCTCATGGTGTCTTATTTATTGCCTATATTATAGGATGCATTCTACTGATTAGACCTATGGATTGGACTTACAAGCAGGTTGGCATCATTATGGGTTGTTCTCTTATCCCATTTGGACCATTTTATGTAGATAAAAAATATTTGTAA